Genomic segment of Limnohabitans sp. INBF002:
GTTTGCACAGAAGCTGCTGAACTTTTAAGAGATCAAATTTTCTCAATAAAAATTGGCGGAATTCTTCGAAAAATGAAGCCAACTCGGCAAATTGAGTGCGTCGAATTAATGCTCTCTGCAAACAACATTACGGTGACTTATGCGGAAGCACTTCTCGCCGCATCCCCTGCATCATTACTTACTGATGAACTTACGCCCAAAAAAATACGTGGCGTCAGTGCAGAGCAAATGGTCAAGATGGAACGAGAAATGGGAAATTTGCAAGAGCAGTACAAACTAGTAGAAGACTCATACGGGCAAGATGTGTTGAATCTCGTTCTTGCTAAAGGTTTTTTGGTCAAGTTGCTTGATAACCCAACAGCATCTAGATACATCAAACAATTTCAACCTGAAGTTCATGCCGAATTTGTCAACATCATTCAGACTGATTCATTAGACAAATGAGTCAGTTCAATAAATTTGAATCATTAACGGTCAGAGAGAGACAAACCGTTGAGGCGTTTCCTGAAAGTCAGCTACACAGAAACATTCCCACAGCAGATCCGAAATGCCTATACGGACTCGTCGGTGATGTTGCTCTTGCGGGAAGTGATGGGAATGAGACTAATCCATTCGCGATAGCACTCAATTTTCTGAGCTACATATCCTGTGCGTTAGGTCGAGGGATTTATCTGCCAGTGGGAAACACCGCGCATCACCCTCGCCTATTTGGTCTTCATGTTGGCAGATCTGGGCGCGGCCGCAAGGGTGACTCGCTTTCTCTAGTCATAAAAATTCATGAAGCTATCAACTCACGAGACCCATGCATTAGCCCTCAGATTCACCGTGGAGGTCTGTCGTCTAGAGAGGGACTAGCAACACTAATTCATGATGGATTCAAACAAGGAAATCAAGAAGTCCCAGCAGTAGAAGATAAAAGACTCTGGGTTGTCGAGTCAGAGTTTGCGAACATTCTTCAGCAAGGCCGCCGTCAAGGCAACACACTATCTACGGCACTACGTGATTGCTGGGATGGGGTTTGCATTAAACCAGCAACAAAGACTAATCGCGTATTTGCTAGTCGCCCACATGTTTGCATGAGCGGTGCGATTACTCCAGATGAACTGATATCGCTCCTTGGAGCTAGAGAATTGAGTAACGGCTTTGCAAATCGTTTTTTAATAATTTGGGCAGAACGAACGCAAATTACAGCGTTCCCCCAATCAACGCCAAATGCAACGATATCAGAGCTTGCCGAACGAACCTTGAACGTACTAAATTTTGCAAAAGTTGGGGGCTCATCCCATAAAGAAAACCAGATTCAAATGGCGATAACCCCTGAAGCCAAAGCGAAGTACAACGCCATCTATGTAAAGCAATTATCTCAAGATCACGGCATTGAACGTGTCAATGCAATGCTTGAAAGGCGTGCTCCACTGCTTTTGAGATTAGCTATGGTTTTCGCCATGTGCGACAAGACAATCCATATTGAAACGGCGCATCTAGATGCAGCAAACGCTTGGATCAACTATTTCACTGACTCAATTCAATTCGTGTTCACGACAGCCAGCGAATCTGTTCGTACAACCGAAGCCATTGAACACTCTCACTTATTGTTGAAATTTTTGTCACAACGAAAGACAGCGACGCGCAGTGACATAAGTAGACATTGTTTCAAGGGACATGCCAGTAAATCACAAATTGACCGCTGCCTAAACTACCTTCTGTCTACATCTCCACCCCAGATTAAAGTAGAAAAAATGGCGCGCTCAGACCAAAAACCTGGCGCTCCATCGCATTTGTACACCTTGATTTAGCCAAAAATTTCGCAAGGTTCGCACACGAAAAATCGTTATAAATCATTGATTGATAAATAATTTCGCTAGATTCTCAAACTTCGCATTTATGTACCACTCAGCTCAATCATTTACCCTAATGGCCATTACACCACTAGCGATTATTTTGTACATGTGCTATCGGTGCTGCGCCATCTTTGTAGCGTTGCTTCTTCAAAAATTGGTGCTTTGTGTTGACGATTTCTCTTTCTAGTCGAGAAATCAGACCTACCTTTTCCCCACTCAATCAGTAATGCCATGCTCCTTTAAGACATATTGAAGAGCTAGTTGAGAGTAGTCATCGCCAACTCTTGGTGCAATCTTCCCTTCAAGTTCTAACTTTCGACCAAGCTCAGCCAGTTTAGTGTTGATTGGTATCAGCTGGTGCAGTGAAGCCATATAAGTGATTGACTGCGTTACGTCTATTGCAAACTTATCTAGCGGCTTTGTCTTGTCAGTCACCCCAGGCTCAGGACGAGCAACACCGTCTTTTTCGGATTGAAGTTTTTGACACAACTTGAGTAACTCAACACCAGTTTGAATTTTTTCTTCGTAGCTCATTTTTATTCCTTAGTATCTAACAGCCTTCAACCGCCACCAATCGCGCAGAACTACACTCGTCTCGGATTGCCTTTAGCCCTTGGTAAACAGGGCCATGATAGAAAGTTTCCCAAGCATCTATGGATGGGAACTCCAAGATCACGACTCGCCTTGGCTTCCAGTCACCTTCATAAATGCGGTGTTCACCGCCACGCGTCAAATACTTTGCCCCAGCTTCGGCAAGCGCTGGTTTAACTAGATTCATGAAATCCTGGTATCGAACTGAATCACGAATTTCGACATCAAAAATTACATAGGCACTCATGCACACCTCACTTAAAAACAAATTTCAGCCGCACGAACTAACTGGACTCAAGCATTTTTGTAGCGTTGTTTCTTCAGAAAATCGGTGAGCTTAACTAGATCACTAACCCATGGACCATCTTCAAATCTATGGACGGTCAGTTCGCATATATGTTTTACGCCGTATTCACGTCTGCGACCTTTCAAGCCGTAGTCGACTAGCACATCCATCACACACTTACCGTTGTGGATCACGTACATGACATTGAATTTGGCGTAATCAGGAGCGTCATCAAAAGTTCCTGAACTCTTGTCACACACCACTAGTTGAATTCGTTGGCCACCTGTGTATCTGATGTTGCGCTGATCTTCAATCTCATTGATCATCAAGCTTCTCTTCAAATCGGGCGCAATCCCTTTTGTATCTGTGAATGCATTTTCTGGAATCAAAACAGGCGTATTCAAAATCCATGCAACGTTATCTGAAAATTTGTATGCTTCTAATTTTTCACGAAATGCACGCAACTCAGGGGGCAGTGTGGGTTCTGAAAAAAAGTAATCCATATCCATAAGACTCACCCAACTAACCCTTCATTACAAAAGCAAATCGCTCACGAAGATAAATCACTGTGGCTGAAAGTGACTCCGCGTTCAATTTATTGCGGCCGACGAAAGCATCCCACAACGCGATGCGAGTTCTTCCTTGCGCGAATTGATCGCTCAGACCTACTGGGATCACTGTCGGCATCGCTGTCACTCTTCTGTTGAACGTCGCATGCACCGCTTGCTCAAGAATTTGCTGATCCAAGTCAGCATTTCGCAGCAACACCCACAAGTCAAAGTAATCCTTCATGCGGCTGTTAGCCATACCCAGCGAAACAATCGCTTCAAACTTCTCCGCAATCACTGTGTACTGCGGATAGACACGCAACTCAGGTGCTGGCATGTCTTCGAGCATGACAGGGTATATTGCCATTTCTGGCGCTGGCGTAACGGCATCACCATAGCCAACGTCAACTTGGACAGTACATTTAGCGCCGTCAATCGTGCCTACGACTGTCACTCGTGTGCCTGAGTAATTTGCGTCTTTGCGAATCTCTTCTGCAGTGATGCTTGCTGACTCAAAGTTGATACCGTCTTCGACTTGAATTGCGCATAAGTCTTCAAACACTTTGATGAGGTGTGGAATCTCTGCCATGCCAAAACCCAACAAGTCGATGTCGCGTGTTGGTCGTAGTGGCACGTCGTACCAAAGATCAAATAGCAAAGCCCCCTTGAGCAAGAAGCTGTCACGATGCTCAGACACAGCCAATCGATACAACATCCGCTCCAATGCGTAGCGCGTCAACAGGAACTGTGTATTGACGTTATCTGCTTTGGCTTTATTGTTGATACGCGCTCGAACAGAAGCGCCAATGTTTTTCACCGTCATACCAAGCTCTCCATGTAGGGGCGCATGACGTTGGCAACTCGGCAGTGTTCAGCCGCTTGCCATAGCTCGTCCATCGTGACCTTCTTTTGCTGCCAAGCATCTCTCAGGGCTTCAAGTGCCACATCAAGCCCAATCTTGTTTCTAAACTTGAAACAGTCTGCAATTGTCTTGGCGACATCCGTCACAGGGATTCGCACCACACCATCGACTGATGCTGTCTTAATGCCGTATTCCACGTCACTCATACGCACGACATGCAGTGGCGGGTATTCAATGTTTGGAGCACGCGCCTTCTGACCAACAGCAACCCACACCTCATGTGGGGACTGCGTTGTTAGCCCGTGCAGCTGCAATGCGGTAAGCAAACAAAAAACCAAGCGCGGATACTTAATTGCAATTGGGCCCAGGTCGTCCAGCTCTGTCGGCTTACGCCCTGCTGGTGCGTAAACACCTCGGCCTACTTTGACCAAGCTGCCTGTCTTGAGGAGTTGCTGAAGAGTTCCCCCAGCTGCGCCGACTAGCGCCAGTTCACGCGCACGAACAAAGCCCTGCTTATTTGCAAGGTCGAGGGCTGGGTGTTGAGAGATCGGATGCATGCCCATATTTTACGTTTTTGTCTGTACTTGTCAACAAGTACATGCAATTTCATAAAACAAGAATTTAATTAGGAGGACTTTGAACACCACTGACCACACGAATGCTCAGCAGCCACAGCAGGAAAACTGCTGAGCTTCACAACCTTGCGCTCCTTGGCTGGTTGCTGGAAGTACTCATACCCACAATGCAAAGTGGGATGCGCCGTATCACCGCGAAGCACATGGACGCAGCACTGACAACCGCCCTTCTCTCGTGTCTTCAACTGCACCTCTGGCATTACTGAGCCCCTAATCTTGCGATACTGTTCTTTCATACAGTATAGTGCGCCCATGCCAGTTTTGTCAATTTCAGCAGATCAACCAATTCAAATAAGCCCCAACAGCCTGTGGCTAGAGCTGTGCGGGTGGAAAGTATCCGCAGGTTTTCCCAGCCCTGCTGCCGATCACACTCAAAAACGAGTTGATCTCAACGATCACCTGATTCGCAATAAAGAAGCAACATTCCTCTTCCGTGTTCGCGGTGACTCTATGACGGGCGCTGGCATCTATGAAGGCGACACACTAGTAGTTGACCGCAGCATTGAGGCAAAGCACAACAGCATCGTTCTAGCCATCTTGAATGACGAGTTCACAGTCAAGCGACTTTATCGACGAGGCGGTGTTTTCAAACTGGTTGCAGAGAACCCCATCTACCCTCCCCGCGTCATCAAACCCGAAGAGGAGCTGACTATCTGGGGTGTAGTGACCTTTAACCTTCACAAGTTGTGCTGATGGACAAACAGCCTGCACATCAAATCGACTCTCAAAGCTTGGATGCCCTGCCCCGTAGTGCAGGGGTTTACATCTTTCGTGGAGACGGCACGCTACCACTCTACATTGGTAAGAGCGTGGACATTCGCTCACGCGTGCTATCGCATCTGCGCACGCCAGATGAAGCAAGGATGATTGCTCAAACCAGAAGAATCGATTTCATAGAGACTGCTGGTGAGATTGGCGCTTTGTTGCTTGAAGCGCAAATGATCAAAACGCACAGCCCTTTGTTCAACATTCGATTGCGACGACTGAGGAACATGAACTCCATTCGTCTGACTCAAACTGAGACTGGTGCGAAACCTGAAATCGTCAGCAGTAAGGACACAGAGATTGGACAGGTTGAAGGTCTCTACGGACTATTCAGCTCACAACGATCTGCGCAAGAACGACTGCGCGAATTAGCCATAGAGCACGAACTCTGTAACGCGTTACTGGGCTTGGAGAAGCTAAGCAAGCGAGGTTGCTTTGGCCTGCAAATAAAGACATGCCGTGGCGCTTGCGTTGGACAGGAAGAGCGGCAAGTTCATGACCAACGCCTGTTCTCTGCCTTGTTGGACATGAAAGTGCATGCTTGGCCCTATAAAGGCGCAATCGATTTGATAGAGCACACAGACGGGTGGACACAAAAGCACCGCGTACATAACTGGAGACACCTTGGCTCATGGTGCTCCAAAGCACAAAGCCATCTCGACTCCGCTCAGACGTCCTTTGATCTTGATACCTACAAGATCCTCGTCAAGCCAATCATGCTGGGAACTGTCACTGTTGAAGAAGTATGAAGCAGCAGCTCGCCTTGATCGATTGCAACAACTTCTATGTGAGTTGTGAAAGACTCTTTCGTCCAGACATCCGAAAGACTCCTGTCGTTGTACTGTCTAACAATGATGGATGCGTAGTCTCACGCTCCAATGAAGCCAAAGCCATTGGCATACGCATGGGACAGCCTTGGTTTGAATGCAAGGAACTGGCAAAAGAACATGGCGTTCTAGCCCTGAGCAGTAACTACGCTTTGTATGCCGACCTTTCCAACCGTGTGATGTCGATCTTGTCGACTTACTCACCAAGACACGAGGTTTACAGCATTGACGAGTGCTTTGTTGACCTGACAGGCACGGCCAAACTGAGGGATGTCAGTTACCAAATGCGCGAGCACGTCATTAACTGGTCTGGCATACCTGTATGTGTAGGCATTGGCCCAACAAAGACTTTGGCAAAGCTTGCAAACTTTGTGGCCAAACGCCACCCACGATCTAAAGGCGTCTTCAACTACAACGATCTCAATGAACAGCGACAAGCCAAGTTACTAGGACAAATCACTGTGGATGAAGTCTGGGGCGTAGGCAGGCGAATTAGTAAACGGCTTGCAGAACACAACATACATACAGTCGAAGAACTGAGACATGCACACACTCCAACACTTCGCTCAGAGTTTGGCGTCGTAATGGAAAAAACTCAGCGCGAGCTACAAGGAATTGCATGCATTGATTTACAAGAAGTAGTGCCTGACAAGCAGCAAATCATCTCCAGTCGCTCATTTGGCAGCATGGTCCAGGATGTGGACGTACTCAAAGATGCCATGAGCACATTTGTAGCTAACGCATGTGCCAAGCTCAGAGCGCAGGAATCTCATGCAGCATTGATACAAGTGTTCCTGCACACCAATCGGTTCCGCAAAGACTTGCCCCAGTACATGCCATGCCTAGCTATTCCACTGCCCTACCCGACCAATGACAGCTTAGCGGTTAACAAGTGGGCCGGATTTTTAGTAGAGCAAATGTATAAGCCTGAGTACCAGTACAAAAAGGCTGGCATCGTGTTGAGTGAGATCTCACCTGTCACTCACTATCAAGGTGACCTGCTAGCGCCTGAAATTACAGAGACTGGAAGCACTAAGCTGATGACTGCCATTGACCAGTTAAACCAACGCTTTGGGCGCGGCGCGGTAAAGATATCAACACAAGGCGCTCACAAAGGGTGGCAGATGAAGCAGGAGAGAAAGTCACCTTGCTACACAACTAACTGGAATGAGCTTCCACATGCCCAATGATCAGCTAGTACTGCATGTCCAACAAGTGCATGAGCACTCAGTACCGTCCATTCATTAGGTCAACACCAATCGCCATTAATACTCAATTGGCAACCCTTAGCTAAAGTACGAAAAACTTGACTAAGGTCGTCAAGAAAAGAGTCGTGATCGCCAATCTCAGCTGCCCCAACATCCGCAACTTCCATAACAGTCAGCTTATCTGATCCAGACTCAGATTGGGCAAGCGCATACCCTTCAGGCCAGCGCTTGCTCATATACGCAGCGATATGGTTTTCCCAGCGGTCATAGAGGCTCTCGTTACGACTAACAATTTCCCAGGCTTCGTCGTATAGGGATTCTTTGTTCATGCTCTGCTCCGTTCGTTGAAAGGTCAAATAGGTAACTAGCGAACCGGCTTGGGGATTCGGCTAGACAGATGTATTTCACCTTAACGGAGCGTAATTAGGGGCAAATAATCTCTTTGAATTGGCTATGTTAGTTGGCCACCATGTTGAATTTATCCTCGAACCATCACGAATGGCATAGCGCCAAAGACTCCCGAAATTTCATCATCTTTTGGGTATCCTAGTAAGGAAGCCTCATCCCAAACCTTGTCCATTAGCTCGACTTCGTGAGAAAAGCGTTTAACGATCTCTCTCGCAATCATCGTCTGAATAAATTTAACCAGCCTTGACTTGGCGCTATCCCTATCAAATCGAATACGCTGAACATCCAAATGCTCATTCAGATGGATAAGTGCAGAATTTGAAATTTTCAACCCTTGAGAGGTCACACTGCTCCAATAGCCATCACTCATTCCCATCGCCCGGCTGATAGACCTAACAGTCGTTTCAGGAAAAGCTTTGCACATAGCTCCATAGAGTTCTTCATCAAAATTGATCATCATGACCTCCTCATTGCATAAAGTATTTATGCGCCGAAATGGACATCTCATGGTGTTACGAATTCACTCACGATTGGAATCGGCATAAATACTGCATGAAGACTTTCACCGCATTGATCAAGGCCACAGTCAACGGTAACGTTCGCGCTGTTCCAACTCAAATTACAGCGCAAAACTCTACGGATGCACGATGGCTACTACAGGCCATTTATGGTTTTCACGCACTGGTATCTGCTCCTACAGAGATTCATGAAGATAATGAGATCACTGAAATCATCCAACCTAAGACACCAGAACAATTGCGATTGGACAACCTCAGGGCGGCCAAGGACAGAGCTAATGACGCACTAAAGATTGAGCGAAATAGGCAAGCCAAGCAGCGCGCAATTAAGACTCTCTCGAGCATCAACAATCCCAAAATTTCTTCAAACTTATAGTCAGAAAAAAATCCACCTAATCGGCGATCACTCTGATGATTCATTTAATCAGCTGAAATTTTTGCAGTAACAACGTAAGTCACTTATTCATTTCCGCTAGACCAACTTTTGGCGAAACATCCTCAATCTGTACACCCAGCTCAATGGTTACCGGCTAGATGTAGACCGTTGATGAAAATTCACATCCTGCAGCCCTTCGCTCTGCATTTTCCAACCGTGCTTTATGCTCTGCCTCGTACAAAAGCACGTCCTTGCTCACCGATGTGTACTTAAACAGCTGAGTAGACTCCAAACGCCAGTAGTGATTCATTGTTTTTTCTTGTATCTCCATCTCAATTTCACTCTTGAGATCAGCACCCAATCGGTTACGAAAAAAAACAGCGTCATGCACATTTGCCAGCGGTTTTCTTCCGTGGCTTGCCGCAACTTCACGCAGTACGTTCATGACCTGCGTTTCACTTTGTTGGTAATAAAAAGCCAGGACTTTTGATTTACTCAATCGCCCGCTTGAAGTCTGAAGGAACGGACTTGTCAAGATATCGCCTGCGTCATTTTGAAAGTGGTTGAATATGTAGTTATCCAAACAATTCTGCTCCTGTATGAACTTGCGTATCGTTGCGTCTCCTAGGAATCTCTTGCGCTCCTCGGAATTCTTAATGATGTCAACAAGTGCAGAATTTTTCCATGCTCCAGTCATGTCGTACCACCCTGTTGTAGTAGCTCTGGCACCAAAACTGATCGCTGTGACAGCTGCCTTGAGCAGCTTAGTCTGTAATTCTTTTGGAACATTGGTGCCCTCCAAAAAAGTGAAGTGCCGCATCGTCCGCATGAAGTCTGCTTTATCTTCCAAATAACCCGTTGTTACAGAAAATGCTTCACGCACAGTACGACCGTCCTGATTAGCCGCAAGAACACTTTTGGCAAAGCCCATCTTCCAACTAATCACACTAGATCGAATGTCATACTCCCAGCAATCACCCAAGATAGCACTACGTAGCTGTTTATTCACGTTTTGAATACTGGTGCCTTCGTAGTAAATGCGACCAAAGAAGCTGGGCCTCTTTCGTTGGTAGTACCAGCCACCTTCACTAATTGCAGTTGCCAATATGGTTCGCGCCTGCCTAAGCGCCAAGGATTTGCTCTCAACTTTCATCAAGCTTGACTCATCAGTAAGCCATTGAATGTAGGCTTGCAATGACTTTTGATTGACTTGCAAGGCATCGTACTCATCAGGACTCCAACGTTCTGCAGTATTCATACACCCAGATACAGCAACACTTAGCGGCTCTTCGAGCTCATCCCATTCTTCTGTCATCACCACTAGTTCCGTCAACTTAACATCGGAGATTTTTCCTGTCAGATTTGATCCTTGCGTAACTGTTCGCACCAGCTCTAAACCGTTTTCCCTAAGCCACGCATGCACACGCTTTCGGTTTTCGCCAATCTGCCCACCTAAATTTGCCAAACGTTGTAATGAAATGCTGTATGCGCCTAACTTTCTCTGCACAGGGCTTTGCCCATGCATAAGCGCCTGACACACCAACCCCTCCAAAGTTTTTACATATTTAGCTAAAGCTCTTTTGGCCGAATTTTTAGGAAGCGGAAATGCCGCAGCCAAGGCCTGCTCAACTTCAGGCCGAACATTAATCTTGATCATTTATCCCCCTTAATTTGCGTGGGTGGTATTAACTTATTTATCCCGTCACAAAATAGGTGTGTGCATTATGCAAAGTAGGTGTGTTAAAGAAAAAGTAACACGCTTATAGTAATTAAGCCGACCAGCCCATTGCGGACTTATTACTGCATACTTGGATTGGTCACTTGCAGTTCATATTTTTTTTCAAACTAACGTAACTTGATATTCTTCGCCGTCTTTGTAGGTATCCTGCATTTGATCAGGTTTGCAGTTACTAAGTAGACTGAAGATGATATCTTCCAGGCCATCGTTCTGAATTGCATTGACAAAATCAACAGGCGTTGATGCATTAGATAGATCAATATCGTAGTTGGTCAATAATAAATTGATCAAATCGTTTGTGGATTTTTGATCCAATTCAAAGCTGCAGCTAGTAACAACAACTGTCTCACGCTTAACAGTAAATTTCATCCTCTTTGCTCCTAGAAAAAAATTAAAAATTTCCAACACGGACGACCATAAAGCATAGCCAATACCAATTGGCTAGCTATCCGCACTTAATGCATTGGAACATTGCTCCAATGCATTAGCGCAAGTAATATGCTCTTGTAATTTGTACTGTCAACCAAGTAAGCTCTGCTTAAGTCTCATACTATCACGCACAATCTTTGAAGAGCTAGCGCCGTTGAATTCTTCCACCATGCTCTCGTTGCCTTCTTTAAAGAATGAGATTCGACTTACCCAACCCTGCGGGGTCAACTGCTGCAGTGTTGAATTGTTAATTAACAATCGTCGTGATGCAATCGCCCATAAATCGACACGATCACCAACTTTTTTGGCTGTTAACTCAAGAGTTTTTCCATAAGGTGTCCTCACGAGCTTGTTACGTTGATAACTGCCATACCAAGCTTTAATTTCTGGATGTTTGTCGAAATCAAATGCAAATCGCCATATTCCACCCAAATATTTAGCAACTTTTAAATGATCTACTGGCGCCCGACTTTTTAATTGATTAATTAAACTCGTTTCTGGCAACTCAGGAATCATCGGTAATGCACTAGTCGGATATGAATCTTCCTTAGTTAGCCAAACCAAATTTTCATTCGGCAAACCCACGATCGCGGGAGCAATTGCATTAATTTCTTGGTTCAAAATAATTGAACCAACTTTATAACCCTTTGTATAATGATATACTTTTTTCATTTTCAATCCTTAATTTAAAAAACTCAAATATTTGAGCAACTCCATACTCTGGCATCGCTTCAATTTACTTAATTAACAGGTTAGTTTGTTACCAACTTAATCATTGGAAAGTATCACAGCCAAATCATGAATCCAATCATGAATGTTATTTCTAATATGATCTCTCATCTCTTCTTTTGCACTATATAAATAGTCATTACAATCATTTTCTAGCGCAATACTCAGCTCATCAATTAATGCTTGCTCCCTAGCGCAATCAGGATCAACCTGCAAAAGTACATCATTTCCAGCACTGCAAAACCCTTTATGTTTGGCAAATGCTGACTTTGTTTGATCACTAATTTCAATTTCTCTACCCAATATCTCTATTTTCATAGAATCACTCCTTGCTTATAATTTAAGATCCATAATTTGATATTTAATAATCCATCCATTTACATATCTACCTCCGTAAAACTGATGATCGAACTGTAATAAAATGAATGCCGTATTAGGATAAACAATGATTTAAAGAAGATTTTGTTAACACGTCCAATTCACAAGAAACCCTTACGACAAAAAAATCTTTAATACGATTTAAATTTAAAAGTGCCAATCAACAATAGATACAGATTTTGAAATTAATGACACTAAGTGAAATAATGAGCTCAAACTAACTCAGCTAAAGTCCAAAATGATTACAGATGAAGAACTTGGCAGATTGAAGGCGATTCCCCGATCATTCAGAAAACCACTACCCTCGGAAGAAGAAGCTCGCGAAGTTGAAGGGAGCCTTTATCACATGTGGTGGCGCTGTCTGCGAGCAAGTAGCAAGTACTTGGAATGTTGCGAAGTGGAAGGTCGTAACCACGCACTTTCCCAAACCTACGCAAACTTTGGAGATGTGCGGGTTAAATGGCCCATATGGTGGAGACGTACGGGAAGAGTTATCTTTAGTGAGCGACATGACTACCCGAAGGTTCGCGCAATCACCAAAGACAGAGCACTTACAAAACTGAATGTGGAATCCGAGAGCTTTCTGATCTTGGATGTTCCCTTGGGACTACGTAGGACAACCGTCCTTGAGCAGATCAATAAACTACTAGATGAACATCACCCAGGTCGTGATTTAGATGTCTGGGCTCAAAGCACTGCGAAGGTCAAACTTCATAAGAGCAAGTTACATGAGAAAACTTTGCCACAGTTAGTACTTGTAGCCGAGATCCTGCACAAGAAACCTGAGATCTTGTTATATGAACTTGCAGAAGTTGCTGGACTAGCTGAAATTCATCTTGGTCGATCTGTACAAGAAGAATTAACCAAGAGAGAGGAACATCAACGCAGAGAAATGGCTGCAAGCAGATATAAAGACCAAGCCAATAAACTTGTTATAAATGCAGCTCACGGCCGATTTCCGTGCATTGATTAGTTTTTATTGCACGTCAATCAATATTGGTTCACAAACGCGTTCTAAGTTTTCATTTAAATCTTGAAAAACGGACTCGATTGCTTCGCATATTTCATCACTACGTGTAATTTCATTTTGGTCAGCGTAATCGTAAATGGCCCCGACAATCATTTCATTAATCTGAACGATCTGAGCAGTCCCTCTAGCGCCTATAACGTGCAACTTGCTAGCTAACCCTTTAGCAATTTCATCTCTTCGAGAAGAAGATAACCGCAGCACTTCAATTTGACTGAATTTATTTTCACAACAAGCACACTTCATTACCAAATAATTTCCCATAACCAATCTCCTGTAAAGTTGAGATTGATATGATCATTCAAAGCAGCTTAGAAAAAATGAAATATTCATTTTCAAAGGGCTCAGTTAACATTAATTTCAATACTCGCTGGGCAACATGATCACCCAGTGCTCACCGTCCCAACAGGCGTACAAAGTAATACCCTGCATCGGAAAGTCTGTATAAGGGATCTGTTGACGAGCATGCTCTTTGCCGTTTCCATCCTCGTAGTACATGGTTGCCTTGCTGTTCTTCACTGTCATACGCACTTGAACAAACCAGTCCTGTGTCCCAATTTCGGACAGATGGCTTGCAATCGCATCCATCATCCAGAAGCACTCAGCCTCTTCAGCCAGATACTTGGTGCCATCTGTGAGCAAGTGTC
This window contains:
- a CDS encoding Y-family DNA polymerase, whose product is MKQQLALIDCNNFYVSCERLFRPDIRKTPVVVLSNNDGCVVSRSNEAKAIGIRMGQPWFECKELAKEHGVLALSSNYALYADLSNRVMSILSTYSPRHEVYSIDECFVDLTGTAKLRDVSYQMREHVINWSGIPVCVGIGPTKTLAKLANFVAKRHPRSKGVFNYNDLNEQRQAKLLGQITVDEVWGVGRRISKRLAEHNIHTVEELRHAHTPTLRSEFGVVMEKTQRELQGIACIDLQEVVPDKQQIISSRSFGSMVQDVDVLKDAMSTFVANACAKLRAQESHAALIQVFLHTNRFRKDLPQYMPCLAIPLPYPTNDSLAVNKWAGFLVEQMYKPEYQYKKAGIVLSEISPVTHYQGDLLAPEITETGSTKLMTAIDQLNQRFGRGAVKISTQGAHKGWQMKQERKSPCYTTNWNELPHAQ
- a CDS encoding DUF6876 family protein encodes the protein MKKKFDSTQLTQFIGTTGYYRISRRHLLTDGTKYLAEEAECFWMMDAIASHLSEIGTQDWFVQVRMTVKNSKATMYYEDGNGKEHARQQIPYTDFPMQGITLYACWDGEHWVIMLPSEY